A single region of the Anguilla anguilla isolate fAngAng1 chromosome 17, fAngAng1.pri, whole genome shotgun sequence genome encodes:
- the LOC118216682 gene encoding beta-1,4 N-acetylgalactosaminyltransferase 2-like, protein MSLLKLMSSSCLLKFLFAVSSLAVFALFYLRTFNCPLPLQPLQRIYDPMSPNTSYQPKSCSCPAGSANLRDYVNKDNFSDIVRRRAEEYEKYQTRKKSILNQLLLAPANSPLQYPIQGFIVSPLQKSLIPGLGVHGVQKQNYQVTLSVSSGVLAVENLQEKDQVKGQDEKVLSISTSSLQSLNDLLGRVSYRSTVYSIKSGDLVHFTFEQYKTIFPVVIRQPTVPVLYDLGEDVNSQVTVTTKAFLRYPEVNRLVKSIRQFYKDIKIIIADDSFEQQKVDGDNIEQYFMPPAQGWFAGRNLAVSQVTTKYFLWVDDDFEFTERTKIERFVEIMESKPELDVVAGSVGANKFSFKLVYEEGDEEGGCLSRVSGTYHQVPGIPECYYASVVINFFLARTDAVRKVGFDPLLKRVGHSEFFMDGLGELLAVICPVLNISHQKREANNNYRKFRHPPQSDGNKKLYLHFFKNRLKCMKW, encoded by the exons ATGTCTCTTTTAAAGTTAATGAGTTCCAGCTGCTTGTTGAAATTCCTATTTGCCGTTTCTTCACTTGcagtgtttgctttgttttacttGAGAACATTTAATTGTCCATTACCATTACAACCTCTTCAAAG GATCTACGACCCTATGTCGCCCAATACCAGCTATCAGCCAAAGTCGTGTTCCTGTCCAGCAGGATCTGCAAATTTACGCGACTACGTGAACAAGGATAACTTCAGTGACATCGTTAGGCGGAGAGCTGAAGAGTACGAAAAGTATCAGACAAG AAAAAAGTCAATTCTAAACCAACTTCTGTTAGCGCCAGCTAACTCCCCTCTGCAATATCCAATCCAAGGATTCATTGTGAGTCCTCTTCAGAAGAGCCTCATTCCAG GTTTAGGTGTGCATggtgtacaaaaacaaaactaccaG GTGACACTGAGTGTAAGCAGTGGTGTCCTGGCAGTGGAAAATCTTCAGGAAAAGGACCAAGTGAAGGGACAGGATGAGAAGGTTCTCTCCATTTCTACCTCCAGCCTGCAGTCTCTCAATGACCTGCTGGGTCGGGTCTCCTACAGAAGCACTGTGTACAGCATCAAGTCTGGAGACCTGG TACACTTCACCTTTGAGCAGTACAAGACCATCTTCCCGGTTGTGATCCGACAGCCTACAGTACCGGTTCTGTACGACCTTGGAGAGG aTGTCAACTCCCAAGTAACGGTGACAACTAAGGCCTTCCTGAGGTACCCTGAAGTGAACCGTCTTGTCAAAAGCATTAGACAGTTTTACAAAGACATCAAAATCATCATTGCGGACGACAGCTTTGAGCAACAGAAAGTGGATGGAGACAACATTGAGCAGTACTTTATGCCACCCGCACAG GGCTGGTTTGCTGGCAGGAACCTTGCCGTCTCGCAGGTCACCACCAAGTACTTTCTTTGGGTGGATGATGACTTTGAGTTCACAGAGAGAACAAAGATAGAGAGATTTGTAGAAATAATGGAGTCTAAGCCTGAACTAGATGTG GTAGCTGGGTCGGTCGGCGCAAACAAATTTTCTTTCAAACTCGTCTACGAGGAGGGGGATGAGGAAGGTGGCTGTTTGTCCAGAGTAAGCGGCACCTACCATCAAGTTCCAGGCATCCCAGAGTGCTACTACGCCTCTGTGGTGATCAACTTCTTCCTGGCCCGGACCGACGCCGTACGTAAGGTGGGCTTCGACCCACTGCTGAAGAGAGTGGGCCACTCAG AGTTCTTCATGGACGGGCTGGGAGAGCTGCTGGCGGTCATTTGCCCTGTGCTCAACATTAGCCACCAGAAAAGGGAAGCAAATAACAATTACCGAAAATTTCGGCATCCCCCCCAGAGTGACGGCAACAAGAAATTGTACCTCCACTTCTTCAAGAATCGCCTGAAATGCATGAAGTGGTGA